CAAGCAAGCCTTGGCCGGGTTCAAGGGCGAAGTGCTGATCGAGCACGCCGAATCCTTCAGCCGCGAGTGCGGCAAGCAATTGATGGAAGAACTCCTGCAACGTCTCGGGCATTTGCCGGATGCGTTGGTGACCACGTCCTACGTGCTGTTGCAGGGTGTGTTCGATGCGCTGCATGACTTCCCGCTCAAAAACCGCCCGCTGCGCCTTGGCACATTTGGCGACACCCAGTTGCTGGACTTCCTGCCGCTACCGGTCAACGCCATGGCCCAACAGCACCAGCTGATCGCCGACAAGGCGCTGGCACTGGCGCTGGCGGCGGTCGAGCAATCGGATTACCAGCCTGGCGTACAGGCCATCGCCCGTACCTTCAAGCAGCGTATTCACCGGGACTGAGCCGTGGAGCTGATCGACAGCCACACCCATCTGGACTTTCCCGACTTCGACACCGACCGTGCGGCGCTGCTGACTGAAAGCCGTGCCCTCGGGGTGCGGCGAATGGTGGTACTGGGGGTGTATGAAGGCAACTGGCAGCGGGTGTGGGATCTGGTGCAAAGCGATCCCGAGCTGTACGCGGCTTTCGGTTTGCACCCGGTCTATCTCGATCAACATCGCCCTGAAGATCTGCATGCGCTGGGCGATTGGCTGACACGGCTGCGCGGTCATCGGCAACTGTGTGCGGTTGGCGAAATAGGTCTGGATTACTTCATCGAAACCCTCGACCGCGAACGCCAGCAAGCGCTGTTCGACGCGCAACTGCAACTGGCGGCGGATTTCGAGTTACCGGCGTTGATTCATGTGCGGCGCAGCCATGCGGCGGTGATTGCCACGCTCAAGCGCTTCAAGCTCAAGCGCGGAGGCATCATCCATGCCTTCGCCGGCAGTCGAGAAGAGGCGCGGGAATACATCAAACTCGGTTTCAAACTGGGCCTTGGAGGCGCACCGACCTGGCCTCAGGCCTTGCGTATGCATCGGGTGCTGGCCGAGTTGCCGCTGGACTCGGTGGTGCTTGAGACCGACTCACCGGACATGGCGCCCGCCATGTACCCCGGCGTACGCAACACACCTGCGCACCTGCCGGCGATCTGCAATGCGCTTGCGGAATTGATGAGTATCAGTGCAGAACAACTTGCCGAGGCCAGCACCGCCAACTGCTCCGAAGTGTTCGGCTGGTAGTCATTCGCCGTGGGCCTTCACCGCGTCCAGCGTCAGGGTCATGTGCTGACGGTGGTGAACAAAACGCATCAGCGCGAAGTACACGAAAATCACGATCAATGAGGCATTCAACTGCTCGGTCACATTGAGCAGACCGATCCATTCCATCACCAGCGCCACCAACAGCGCGGTGCACACCGTCAACGACGCACTGAAGCGCAACCAGCCCAGCGAATCGAGAGATCTGAAACGTCTGATCTGTTTCGGGCAACGCAGCTCCAGGGCTTTCTGGCAGTGAGCGCAGGTGAACGGTTCATTGATCGCGATGGCATTCAGTTGCCAAGGTTTGAGCCGCAGCGTGGTCTGGCAATGGGCACAGCGGCCCTGGACTCCCAGGGTTGCAACAGACATGTGTGGCCTCCTCCAAACGGTCAGTTGTTGTGATCTTGATCCATTGAAGACGAAAAATCAGAGCACGGAGGTAATCAGGAAATTGCTTACAAACGTAAGCAAAGAAGTACTACAAATTATTCCGACAAACCTGCCTCCCAGGAGGCAGGTTGATTAAACCCGGAAGGCGCTGATCAACTGTTTCAAC
The sequence above is a segment of the Pseudomonas sp. HS6 genome. Coding sequences within it:
- a CDS encoding TatD family hydrolase, which codes for MELIDSHTHLDFPDFDTDRAALLTESRALGVRRMVVLGVYEGNWQRVWDLVQSDPELYAAFGLHPVYLDQHRPEDLHALGDWLTRLRGHRQLCAVGEIGLDYFIETLDRERQQALFDAQLQLAADFELPALIHVRRSHAAVIATLKRFKLKRGGIIHAFAGSREEAREYIKLGFKLGLGGAPTWPQALRMHRVLAELPLDSVVLETDSPDMAPAMYPGVRNTPAHLPAICNALAELMSISAEQLAEASTANCSEVFGW